The Mobula birostris isolate sMobBir1 chromosome 1, sMobBir1.hap1, whole genome shotgun sequence genome contains a region encoding:
- the fbxo34 gene encoding F-box only protein 34, translated as MHLKPYPKLQKKDASLESSQEALRELHSNHHTSVGVERCQSTYNKPLCCKSIALASHISLWCPRPFNFISQNKMCNMRNLADNVSFKGRKKPLSENILPPSIHQEEGEAQLDIWAVIKPGNTKEKIAFFAAHQCNNRTNSMKLKSSWDAEVTTAKRRRKSIDREKIKIQPLRKDSVKDDRRYLCADPQPTSTYDENSFVNIDKQNADGHCHSSSLSVAEMVALLEQRANSLLPDCSKPFTNANAHLPNIVHSKGGSPSVEAISHTGSESDLSHKKSTENKKLQGEYVRVIEVIAKLESECLKNQHNRNGEARNNSFRRGVGRVLLTNPHLSEESAKSTGIIQKSAGAPRAVDNIGQSKEQCSHISTSYTKPCTEPQDNAPSLAINFSGVVLNLSSKEASLTHKETTSLPNSTREHFSSDVETSVESCNTPSLCWEMDNKFVSNFTLPESGMGEYANDFIVNELESCVVDRNMVRRVKEATECTSVTKLKTEEPLPGKLFFTLEQSHLENLDSIENTTEEILDIAHCRDDFLIAESRTLNRSCSEANQRNSCTPFGTMCPSLTEPFPLRRQVSHEFLETRFKIQQLLEPRQYMAFLPHHIMVKIFMFLPTKTLAALKCTCHYFKFIIENYDIRATDSRWVCDPRYKDDPCKQCKKHYTKGDVSACRWHSKPYYKVPPYGRSYWMCCWQTEKDSLGCKIGLHDNNWVQSHNHVQQICEKVKNGEGI; from the coding sequence ATGCATCTTAAGCCGTACCCAAAGCTACAAAAGAAAGATGCATCGCTTGAATCAAGCCAAGAGGCACTCAGAGAGCTCCATTCAAACCACCATACATCCGTAGGGGTTGAAAGATGCCAATCCACCTACAACAAACCATTATGCTGTAAATCCATTGCTTTGGCATCTCATATCAGCTTGTGGTGTCCAAGACCTTTTAATTTCATTTCTCAAAATAAAATGTGCAATATGAGGAATCTAGCTGATAATGTTAGCTTTAAGGGAAGAAAGAAACCCTTGTCTGAAAACATTCTGCCTCCTTCAATTCATCAGGAAGAAGGGGAGGCACAATTGGATATTTGGGCAGTCATAAAACCTGGTAACACAAAGGAGAAAATTGCCTTCTTTGCAGCACATCAGTGCAATAACAGGACAAATTCCATGAAACTGAAAAGCAGTTGGGATGCTGAGGTCACAACTGCTAAACGCAGAAGGAAATCTATTGATCGAGAGAAAATAAAAATTCAACCACTGAGAAAAGATAGTGTAAAGGATGATAGACGATATTTGTGTGCTGACCCACAACCAACCAGTACCTATGATGAGAATTCATTTGTAAACATTGAtaaacaaaatgctgatggacATTGTCATAGCAGCTCTCTTTCTGTAGCAGAAATGGTGGCTCTTCTAGAACAAAGGGCAAATTCCCTTCTCCCTGACTGCAGCAAACCATTTACAAATGCCAATGCTCACTTGCCGAATATTGTGCATTCAAAGGGAGGGTCCCCATCAGTTGAAGCCATTTCGCACACAGGATCTGAATCTGATTTAAGTCACAAAAAGTCCACTGAAAATAAAAAACTACAGGGTGAATACGTTCGAGTTATAGAAGTGATAGCTAAACTTGAATCTGAGTGCTTAAAAAATCAACACAACAGAAATGGAGAAGCTAGAAATAATAGCTTTCgaagaggggtggggagagttTTGTTGACTAATCCTCACCTTTCAGAAGAAAGTGCCAAGAGTACAGGCATAATTCAAAAATCAGCTGGTGCACCCAGAGCAGTTGATAACATTGGGCAAAGCAAAGAACAATGTAGCCACATAAGCACAAGCTATACTAAACCATGCACTGAACCACAGGATAATGCTCCATCTCTAGCTATTAACTTTTCTGGTGTGGTATTGAATCTCTCTTCTAAAGAGGCTTCATTAACCCACAAGGAAACAACATCATTGCCAAACAGTACAAGAGAACATTTTAGTAGTGATGTTGAGACATCAGTGGAGTCCTGTAATACCCCATCACTGTGTTGGGAAATGGACAATAAGTTTGTATCAAACTTTACTTTACCGGAGAGTGGTATGGGTGAATATGCAAATGACTTTATTGTCAATGAGTTAGAGTCTTGTGTGGTGGATAGGAATATGGTTAGGAGGGTCAAGGAAGCAACAGAATGTACGTCAGTGACTAAACTAAAGACTGAGGAACCCCTTCCTGGAAAACTATTTTTCACACTTGAACAGTCCCACTTGGAAAACTTGGATTCAATTGAAAATACTACTGAGGAAATCCTGGATATTGCACATTGCAGGGATGACTTTCTGATTGCTGAaagcagaacattgaacagaagTTGCTCAGAAGCGAATCAGAGAAATTCTTGCACACCTTTTGGAACTATGTGCCCTTCATTAACTGAGCCCTTTCCTCTAAGAAGGCAAGTATCTCATGAGTTCTTAGAAACTCGCTTCAAAATTCAACAGCTTCTTGAGCCTCGGCAATACATGGCCTTTTTACCACACCACATCATGGTGAAGATTTTCATGTTCCTTCCTACTAAAACCCTGGCAGCTCTCAAATGCACGTGCCATTATTTTAAGTTTATTATAGAAAACTATGACATTAGAGCAACAGATTCACGTTGGGTCTGTGACCCACGATACAAAGATGATCCATGCAAGCAATGTAAAAAACATTACACAAAAGGGGATGTGTCAGCATGTCGGTGGCATTCAAAACCTTATTATAAAGTTCCACCCTATGGGCGTTCCTACTGGATGTGTTGTTGGCAGACAGAAAAAGATTCACTAGGCTGTAAAATTGGGCTTCATGATAATAACTGGGTGCAGTCTCATAATCATGTGCAACAAATATGTGAAAAGGTAAAGAATGGAGAAGGAATATga